The sequence TGCGAGCCCTTGTTGCGTAAGTGTTCTGCGTGTATGCACCTTCTTGCAAGGTAGCACTTAGGGCAGCATCCAGTATTTTGGGAGAAATACCACGGGCAATCAGATAATTGCTATTAACAGGTACAGTTTTTTGTGCCAGTCCAAAAAGAGAAAGCCACAATAAGGCAAGTGCTAAAAACAGCCTTTTCATCATCAGAAAAAATTAATAGGTAATGTGATTGTTCTTTATGAAGTCTTTCTTCAGGAATTGGGGTGCAAAAATGACGATCCCGATTTCGAAGCCGGCACCATAGCCGCCCTGCAATTGTGAACTATAGGTAATGGCCGGGACAATATAGTCATTGGGTTCGTATCGCAAACCCACTTTGTATTCTGCCGGTGATGCGGCCTGCCCTTCGGTTCCGTAGGCTTCCACAACAATCGCTGTTTTGGGTATGATTTTGTAAATGCCCAGGCGGGTAGACCAGGTAAATCCCCAGGCTGTTTGTTCATTATCTTTCGGATCAAAGTCTACCATGGCACCGGGCATAAGGTCCCAGGTAATCATATTTTTGAACAAGGGAATGGTAATGGGGAAAGCCGTCCAGATGTTTTCGCGCAACCGCGTATATTCCGTGTTGGCAAAGTAGCCCGGCGAACGGCCCATGCCTAGGAAGACAGCTGCCCCTCCGTTGTTTGCCTTGTTTACCCAAAACATGTATTTGGCATATATAGTAGTAGTGAAGTGCTGCACATAATTTTCGACTCTGGTATCGCGAAACAGGTTGGCCTGCACAAAAAATTCAAACTTGGGTATAAGTGCAAATGAACTGATCATGGCGGCATTCCGCTGCCCGGCAGTGATTACAAATGTGCCGGTACCATGGGGCATGGTCAGGTAGTTGTCGGTATTGAATTGCTGGGCTTTTGCTTTGTGCAGAAAAACAGGCAACAGGATGAACGTTAGCAAAAGGAATTGAACCATTAGGAACCAATCCGTTCTTTCATATTTGTTTTTCATAAATTTTGAAGGCTTTGTAAAATTTTAAAAATCAAATTTCACCATGGCCTGAATGCGGTTTGCCATACCATAATTTTCAACTTACTTATACCATGAACATTCACACCTATACTTAGCTGTTTTTAGCAAGTTAATAACGGCTGAAGAATTCTTTAGAACAAGTATTTTGCCATCATCTGCAATCGTGTACCGATTCCTTTGGCATCATTCACATTCTTCCTTTGCAAAATCATGTATTCAACCCCTGTATTGAAATTTTTAAAAGGAGCCCAAATCAGGTTCATATGTGCCGATTTACCCGCTTTCATTTGGTTGTCATCTTTGTACGATGAAGGATTAATGGCATAACCATTCATATTGATATTGGCAACCAGGATTTTGGATAGGTTAAATGCAAAGCCCCCGCCAAGATTCCATGCAGGCATGGTTTCCAATTTGCCATCCGGTGTAACTATGGCAGAAGCGCCTGTTCCTATAGTAGCTACAATCTGACTGCCCCATCCCTGGCCGTAGGAGCCCATCCATCTGAAATAGTGTTTTTGGCTGCCGAAATATTCCCTTCCACTAAAACTAAAACCCCAACCAACAGCTGTTGAATTAGGATTGATACCTAAACCATCCCAGCGCAGCTGAAACAGTGAAGCACCCAACATCATTCTGCCTCCTGATGCTGTTTTTTTTGTAATTCTGGTGGCCAGTAACGGTAAGTTTTGGCTGGATTGGCCTGGCATATTATTAGCGTCAATCCCCGGGAATTCAAACATCTCCAGGCCAATAGCATAATTAAATTTCTTCCCAAATTTGTCCTCAAACCTGATTTGCGCTCTCCGGGTTCCTGTTAACGCATCACCTGCTGAAAAATCAATGGTGGATGGAACAGCAAACAAATCGGATTGGGTTCCCCATGTTCTGCCAAAAAGAAGTCGGCCAATTACAGCGTAAGCATGGCGCAATCGGGGTGCCTGGTTAAATGCACCACGATCCAGGTTATAAGAGTCGAATTCAAAAAAGGCGCGTAAGGGGACTCCCTTTTCTGTAATACTTCTGATATCGAAATTGAAACGCGACTCTCTTGCGTGCAGGTTCATGTAGCCACTTTGCTCGGGACGGCCATCTCCTTTTACGGGTACGTTTTGAATTTCATATTGAAAACGATCATAACCGCCATCAAAATCCTGGATGTAATCCAGTTTAACATAGCCACCAATTGCCATCCGTGCTTTTGTACCAAACAGGGGCCAGGAGTTGGGAAAGCTTGCATCTATTAAATCCTGACCGGTCCAATCAATCATATTACCCCTGAATTGATCTATCATGCTTGAATCTGTCTTGGTGGTTTTTAGTGTATCTCCGGCATGCCAATCCTGGGCAATTGCATGTAAACTAAAAAAACAAAGCAGGAGAAATGTTTTGGAAGTTGCTTTTATTATTG comes from Flavihumibacter fluvii and encodes:
- a CDS encoding DcaP family trimeric outer membrane transporter — translated: MKAIIKATSKTFLLLCFFSLHAIAQDWHAGDTLKTTKTDSSMIDQFRGNMIDWTGQDLIDASFPNSWPLFGTKARMAIGGYVKLDYIQDFDGGYDRFQYEIQNVPVKGDGRPEQSGYMNLHARESRFNFDIRSITEKGVPLRAFFEFDSYNLDRGAFNQAPRLRHAYAVIGRLLFGRTWGTQSDLFAVPSTIDFSAGDALTGTRRAQIRFEDKFGKKFNYAIGLEMFEFPGIDANNMPGQSSQNLPLLATRITKKTASGGRMMLGASLFQLRWDGLGINPNSTAVGWGFSFSGREYFGSQKHYFRWMGSYGQGWGSQIVATIGTGASAIVTPDGKLETMPAWNLGGGFAFNLSKILVANINMNGYAINPSSYKDDNQMKAGKSAHMNLIWAPFKNFNTGVEYMILQRKNVNDAKGIGTRLQMMAKYLF